The following DNA comes from Nicotiana sylvestris chromosome 10, ASM39365v2, whole genome shotgun sequence.
CCGACAGACATGCTAAACCTTAGTGCAACaggaaagatttttttttttccagGAAAGTGTTGAAACTATATCTCTTTTTCCTATATGAAGCGTTCACTAACGTAGTTATCCTTCTTGCCAAAATGGAAGCAATCAAGTTGTAAAAGGTTAATACATAGACCAAAAATTAATTTGTGCACCATACGAAACCATTTTTTTTCATGAAAAAGGAGGTCATATTATACATAATGCAGTTTAGAATCAACcaagagaaaagaaaatccaacaGTAAGAAAACGAATGAAGGAAGAAAATTAAACATTATACTGCCAGCGCAGAACTACATACTATCAATGTTGTTGCTTTTGCCTCTATAAACTATCttgttttcattttattatttgcttCAATGTAATTACTTTGTACTCTTCTCCGGAGTCTAGCCTTTGCTGTATTGTCTCCAACTGGACACCACCCTCGTCTCGTCACATTAAAGTATAAAAATAAAAGTCTTTGCTACGCTTCATGACACTGCGAAAAAATAATGTAAAAGGGATTCATCAACCGTAAATAATTTACAGAAATTTTCCAATAATGTTAATTAGTAGTAATAAGCATGCAAGCACCATAATTAAGAGCCTAGAAAAAAACATAAAGTTTGAGCCTAGATTCTAATGAAGTAACCGAGAACTTGCTATAATTTTTTATGGAATTCTTTTGCAAGCATTGTATGACGTATCTGCAAAGAAGCAAAATTTGGTGAAATTTTCACCCATGGAAAAGTTAATATATCAAAATCAGAAGATTAAATCAAAAACAATCCtgccaaaaaaaaattaatttttttaatatatttgacAAAGATTCACCAGTATTTTActatagtaaaaaaataaaaattgcgAGATGTCACAGAAGGATGTGAAACGAGCAAGTTCAACTTGAATAAAGAAATTTGGACTTTTAAGAGGCATTAGTGAAGAGATAAAAGAAAACGGGCAAGCAAATTGTTATTTGTAGCGTTGCAAGCAAAGGGTTTGAAAAAGACGTTCTAGTTTGGATTTTTAAGGCTATCATAATTGGTTTCTTAATGAGAAAGAGAGAAGGACGTGACTTTTGGTTTTTAAAGAAGTGACGTTTGGACTTGTAAAAATAGGCAAAAGTAGGATAAAAGCCAAATAATTCACAAAAAAGATAATTGGTTTCCTGCTCAATGAGGCTTGCCACATCACCGGGCTATGTCCcacaattatatatataatatatagatTTGTGCAACATTAATCGCCACCTGTCACTGGACGTTGGCTTAAATTTACCTAGGGACAACATTTCAAATTTAACAAATGTTGCCTCTCGCTGGTCTCGTGGGCAATACTTTTAATTTTTAAACCTTGAAGTTTTGTCCATGAGGCAAACAAAGGTAAAAAATTAAAGAGCATCCCAAAAAATGTTATATTTATGCAATTTGAACCTCGCAGGGAGCTATTTCAGTGAACAGGGAAATGGGTAAACTCAGCCCAGTAACTCGGTTGAGCAGGTCCACTGAAGGATGGATCGGAATCGGCCCAACCGCCACTAAATtattgtaaaaattgcacggacACTCTATTTGGTCACCAAATTTAACCTAGAGCAAACTTCATTATGGCCAGCTGCTAGAAACAAATATCAGCCGCCGCTGGCCACAAAATTACAGTatgtgttataaaacaataaaagtagaagaacaatattgcagagaaagaaagagaggaaattcttattgaattttgggatgatttacaatggggtaagacccctctatttatatggggggaaatgacttagccacaaagtaaaactctctacaagatagacattcactctaaacAGAATcttattcataacactcccccttgaatgtctactcaataagtaatgtgcctcgttaaaactttaactaaaataaaacccaatgagAAAAAAATTCTAGAATAGGAAAAGGAGTACACATATCTAATTATACGTCCTTTGGttgtctcattaaaaaccttgcaaggaaaacccagtgggacaaaaccttgtaagggaaaaagagtgcaacgcgcattaaactccccctgatgagagcatcatttcacatccttgagccttcgtatcccaatcttgtgtattagcttcttgaaggttgacatcGGTAGAGACTTAGTgaacaaatcaaccatattattacttgaacgaatctgttacacattgatatcaccattcttttgaagatcatgtgtgaaaaataactttggtgaaatgtgttttgtcatatctccttttatgaatcctcccttcaattgagttatacatgttgcattgtcttcatacaaaatcgtgggtagtttgtcacatttcaaaccacatttgtctcgaataagatgtattatagacctcaactaCACAtactctcgacttgcttcatgaatagcaattatctcggcatgattagatgaagtagccacaattgattgcttagtcgatcgccaagatatagCAGTGCCTCCACAGGTAAACACATAACCTATTTGAGATCGAGCCTTGTATGGAtcagataaatacccagcatcggcataaccaacaagatcaggactgcaattattgccataaaataagcccatatcggtagtcccttttagataccacaatatgtgtttgattccattccaGTGTCTCCTTGTGGAAgtagagctatatcttgctaagacattaactgaaaaagttatgtcgggccttgtagtgttagcaagatacattagtgcaccaattgcactaagatatggtacttcaggaccaagtagctCTCCATTCTCTTCTTGAGGCCGGAATGGATCCTTAatcacatcaagtgatcgaacaaccatcggagtacttaatggatgtgctccatccatgtaaaacagtttcaataccttttctatgtaggcagattgatgaacaaaaattccgtttgccaaatgttcgatttgcaaaccaagacataattttgtctttccgagatctttcatctcgaattccttctttaaataatcaattgcattttggagttctataggagttccaataaggtttatgtcatcaacatatacagcAAGTAAaacaaattccgatgttgttttctttataaaaacacatgggcaaatggcatcatttatatagccttcctttaataaatgctcactaagacgattataccacattcgtcctgattgctttagaccatacaatgatctttgcaatttgattgaaaacattTCCCGAGACTTTGAATTATTTGCTTTAGGCATTTTGAATCCCTcgggaattttcatgtatatctcattatcaagtgagccataaaggtaggcggtaaccacatccattaaatgcatatgaagcttttcatggatagcaaaactaatgagataacgaaacgttatagcatccataaaaggtgaatatgtctcttcataatcgacaccgggcctttgtgaaaatccttgtgcaacaaggcatgccttatatctttgtacctcgtttttctcatttctcttgcgtacaaagacccatttatagccaataggcttaacaccattaggtgtttggactacaggcccaaaaacttcaTGTTTTGCAAGTAAATTCAATtctgattggattgcttcttgtcattttggccaatcaagtctttgtcgacattctcca
Coding sequences within:
- the LOC138879310 gene encoding secreted RxLR effector protein 161-like; translation: MDGAHPLSTPMVVRSLDVIKDPFRPQEENGELLGPEVPYLSAIGALMYLANTTRPDITFSVNVLARYSSTSTRRHWNGIKHILWYLKGTTDMGLFYGNNCSPDLVGYADAGYLSDPYKARSQIGYVFTCGGTAISWRSTKQSIVATSSNHAEIIAIHEASREYV